From the Alkalibacter rhizosphaerae genome, one window contains:
- the purC gene encoding phosphoribosylaminoimidazolesuccinocarboxamide synthase, producing MKKFEMLYEGKAKRVFRTDESDRYVVEYKDDATAFDGTKKGQIAGKAVVNNKISGILFSLLHQHHIPTHFIEVLSDTEQLVKAVEIIPLEVIVRNVAAGSFSKRLGVEEGILFEKPVLEFSYKNDAFHDPLVNDDHIRAMGLASEEEVRQIKEWALRINDVLQAFFLEKGLKLIDFKLEFGRFEGQVILADEISPDTCRLWDVKTNEKMDKDRFRRDLGKVEETYQEVLRRLV from the coding sequence ACGTGGTGGAGTACAAGGACGATGCCACTGCATTTGATGGAACGAAGAAGGGGCAGATCGCAGGAAAAGCCGTGGTCAACAACAAAATCAGCGGGATCTTGTTTTCCCTGCTCCACCAGCACCATATACCCACTCATTTTATAGAAGTTCTTTCCGATACGGAACAACTGGTAAAAGCGGTGGAGATCATCCCCCTGGAAGTCATCGTGCGAAACGTGGCTGCAGGGAGCTTCAGCAAACGGCTGGGCGTGGAAGAAGGCATTTTGTTTGAGAAACCCGTATTGGAGTTTTCCTATAAGAACGACGCTTTTCACGATCCTCTGGTCAATGACGACCACATTCGGGCCATGGGGCTTGCCAGTGAAGAAGAAGTGAGGCAAATCAAAGAATGGGCCCTTCGGATCAATGACGTACTCCAGGCTTTCTTTCTCGAAAAGGGACTGAAGCTCATTGATTTTAAATTGGAATTTGGACGATTTGAAGGTCAGGTCATTTTGGCCGACGAGATCTCACCGGATACTTGCCGGCTATGGGATGTAAAAACCAATGAAAAGATGGACAAGGACCGTTTTCGGCGGGACCTGGGGAAGGTGGAAGAGACCTACCAGGAAGTGTTGAGGCGGCTGGTATGA
- the purM gene encoding phosphoribosylformylglycinamidine cyclo-ligase, with protein sequence MEKQFTYKDSGVDIEAGYESVERIKAHVARTATKGVLSGLGGFGGLFELPSGYENPVLVSGTDGVGTKLLIAQAMDKHDTIGIDCVAMCVNDIACQGARPLFFLDYIACGKNDPAVIEAIVQGVCDGCVEGDMALVGGETAEMPDMYKPEEYDLAGFAVGVAEKKGLIDGTDIKPGDVILGLPSSGVHSNGFSLVRKVLFDHKGYDPKDHVEALGDVLGTVLLTPTRIYVKAIQAALDAGVVKGIAHITGGGFYENIPRALPEGCMAVIDTSAIRRPAIFDFIQKEGNIADKEMYSTFNMGIGLMMVVSEEEKEKILDALIQAGEEPVVLGRVEAGSGVSL encoded by the coding sequence ATGGAAAAACAGTTTACTTATAAAGATTCCGGCGTGGACATCGAAGCCGGCTACGAATCGGTGGAGCGGATCAAGGCCCACGTCGCAAGAACCGCCACAAAAGGCGTTCTTTCCGGTCTGGGAGGATTCGGCGGACTCTTTGAATTGCCGTCTGGATATGAAAATCCGGTGCTGGTCTCCGGGACCGACGGGGTGGGCACCAAACTGCTCATTGCCCAGGCCATGGACAAACACGACACCATCGGCATCGACTGTGTGGCCATGTGCGTCAACGACATTGCATGCCAGGGAGCCCGGCCCCTGTTTTTTCTGGATTATATTGCTTGCGGCAAAAACGATCCCGCTGTCATCGAAGCCATCGTTCAAGGGGTTTGCGACGGTTGTGTGGAGGGCGACATGGCCCTGGTAGGGGGAGAGACGGCGGAGATGCCGGACATGTACAAGCCGGAAGAATACGACCTTGCCGGCTTTGCTGTAGGCGTGGCGGAAAAGAAAGGCCTGATCGACGGAACGGATATAAAGCCGGGAGATGTGATCCTGGGTCTTCCTTCCAGCGGCGTTCATTCCAATGGATTTTCCCTGGTTCGAAAAGTATTGTTCGACCACAAGGGGTACGATCCCAAAGATCATGTGGAGGCACTGGGGGATGTACTGGGCACGGTGCTGCTCACTCCTACCAGGATCTATGTTAAAGCCATTCAGGCGGCCTTGGATGCGGGAGTCGTAAAAGGGATCGCTCACATCACCGGTGGAGGATTTTATGAAAATATTCCCCGGGCTTTACCGGAGGGGTGCATGGCAGTCATCGACACCAGCGCGATCCGACGGCCGGCCATTTTTGATTTTATCCAAAAAGAAGGAAACATTGCAGACAAGGAAATGTATTCCACCTTCAACATGGGCATCGGATTGATGATGGTCGTGTCGGAGGAAGAGAAGGAGAAGATCCTGGATGCACTGATCCAGGCCGGTGAAGAACCGGTGGTCCTGGGACGAGTGGAAGCCGGGTCGGGAGTATCCCTGTGA
- the purN gene encoding phosphoribosylglycinamide formyltransferase: protein MSRVRIAVLVSGGGSNLQSLLDQIHQRDGDIVLVVSDRKDAYGLERAKKYGIPAIHLEREGYHERLQHLLEGAGIDLVVLAGYLKKVDPALVALFKNRMLNIHPSLIPAFCGEGFYGIHVHERALEYGVKISGATVHFVDEEMDTGPIVAQEPVGVVTEDTPKTLQQRVLKVEHRLLVESVRNFCQGRLQVCGRKVRLDKGGNDESTDQRIG from the coding sequence GTGAGTCGGGTGCGCATCGCCGTACTGGTATCCGGCGGCGGATCCAATCTCCAAAGCCTGCTGGACCAGATCCATCAGCGGGATGGGGACATCGTTCTCGTCGTTTCCGACCGGAAGGATGCATACGGCTTGGAAAGGGCCAAAAAATACGGGATCCCCGCCATTCATTTGGAAAGGGAAGGCTACCATGAGCGGCTCCAGCACCTGTTGGAGGGAGCCGGGATCGATCTGGTGGTTTTGGCCGGCTATTTGAAAAAAGTGGACCCTGCCTTGGTGGCCCTTTTTAAAAACAGAATGCTCAACATCCATCCGTCCCTGATCCCTGCCTTTTGCGGAGAAGGCTTTTACGGCATCCATGTTCATGAACGGGCTTTGGAATACGGCGTAAAAATATCCGGAGCCACCGTTCATTTTGTGGATGAAGAGATGGACACGGGCCCCATCGTCGCACAGGAACCGGTTGGGGTGGTGACGGAGGATACCCCCAAAACCCTTCAGCAGCGGGTGCTGAAGGTGGAACACCGGCTGCTGGTGGAATCCGTCCGGAATTTTTGCCAGGGACGGCTGCAGGTTTGCGGACGAAAAGTGAGGCTAGACAAAGGAGGAAATGATGAGAGCACTGATCAGCGTATCGGATAA
- the purF gene encoding amidophosphoribosyltransferase: MNGEDKTLNYLDRDKMEEECGVFGIYKHDKERTVAQLLYYGLYALQHRGQESAGIATNKDGKIHQHKGMGLVNEVFRGGEVGLDLAGNIGVGHVRYSTEGESHIENAQPLVVSYKNSHMALAHNGNLVNARALREMLEDNGVVFQTTTDSEVMLNLIARGLKNGLVESIKRMVEMIKGAYALVITTEDKLIAIRDPHGMRPLCMGKSKNGYVFSSETCGLDAVGAEYVRDLEPGEIVIVDEEGVNSYAQTNWAKKKLCIFELIYFARPDSVMDGISVYRSRHNAGKILSRENPVEADVVIGVPDSGMPAAIGYAEASGIPFGMGLIKNKYIGRTFIQPNQELREEGVRIKLNVLKANVEGKRVVIVDDSIVRGTTSKRLVEMLREAGASEVHFRVSSPPVTHTCHFGIDTPYRKDLVGAMHTVEEIREMIGADTLAFITTNGLVESVGGGNFYCKACFDGDYPMEVPVVEE, encoded by the coding sequence ATGAATGGGGAGGACAAAACATTGAATTACTTGGATCGGGACAAAATGGAAGAAGAATGCGGAGTTTTTGGCATCTACAAGCATGACAAGGAAAGAACGGTGGCCCAGTTGCTGTACTACGGTCTTTACGCCCTGCAGCATCGGGGTCAGGAAAGCGCCGGGATCGCCACCAACAAAGATGGGAAGATCCACCAGCACAAGGGAATGGGATTGGTCAACGAAGTATTCCGCGGAGGTGAAGTGGGCTTGGACCTGGCGGGTAACATCGGCGTCGGTCATGTACGCTATTCCACGGAAGGGGAAAGTCATATCGAAAACGCCCAACCATTGGTGGTCAGTTACAAAAACAGCCACATGGCTCTGGCCCACAACGGAAATCTGGTCAATGCAAGAGCGTTGCGGGAGATGCTGGAAGACAACGGCGTTGTTTTCCAAACCACGACGGATTCGGAAGTGATGTTGAACCTGATCGCCAGAGGACTTAAAAACGGCCTGGTGGAATCCATCAAGCGAATGGTGGAAATGATCAAGGGGGCCTATGCCCTGGTCATTACCACGGAGGACAAGCTCATAGCCATCCGGGACCCCCACGGGATGCGGCCATTGTGCATGGGAAAATCGAAAAACGGATATGTCTTCTCCTCGGAAACCTGCGGATTGGACGCTGTCGGTGCGGAATACGTCAGGGATCTGGAACCGGGAGAGATCGTCATTGTGGATGAGGAAGGTGTCAACAGCTATGCCCAAACCAATTGGGCCAAGAAAAAGCTTTGTATTTTTGAACTTATATATTTTGCCCGTCCCGACTCCGTTATGGACGGCATCAGCGTGTACCGGTCCAGACACAATGCCGGCAAGATCCTCTCCCGGGAAAATCCAGTGGAAGCGGATGTGGTCATCGGTGTTCCCGATTCCGGGATGCCTGCCGCCATTGGATACGCAGAAGCCAGCGGGATCCCATTTGGCATGGGATTGATCAAGAACAAGTATATCGGCAGGACTTTCATCCAACCAAATCAGGAATTGCGGGAAGAGGGGGTCCGGATCAAGCTGAACGTTCTCAAGGCCAACGTAGAGGGGAAACGGGTGGTCATCGTGGACGATTCCATCGTTCGGGGCACCACCTCCAAGCGGTTGGTGGAAATGTTGCGGGAAGCAGGAGCCAGTGAAGTTCATTTCCGGGTCAGCAGTCCGCCCGTTACCCATACTTGCCATTTCGGCATCGATACCCCATATCGGAAGGATCTGGTGGGAGCCATGCATACTGTAGAGGAGATCCGGGAAATGATCGGCGCCGACACCCTGGCTTTTATCACCACCAATGGCTTGGTGGAATCCGTAGGCGGCGGAAACTTCTATTGCAAAGCCTGCTTTGACGGAGATTATCCCATGGAAGTTCCTGTAGTGGAGGAGTAA